A region of Streptomyces sp. TG1A-60 DNA encodes the following proteins:
- the lgt gene encoding prolipoprotein diacylglyceryl transferase, producing MELAYIPSPSRGVLYLGPVPLRGYAFCIIIGVFVAVWLGNKRWVGRGGRAGTVADIAVWAVPFGLVGGRLYHVITDYELYFSEGRDWVDAFKIWEGGLGIWGAVALGAVGAWIGCRRRGIPLPAYADAVAPGIALAQAIGRWGNWFNQELYGRPTDLPWALEITSSTDGRVPGTYHPTFLYESLWCVGVAVLVIWADRRFRLGHGRAFALYVASYCAGRFWIEYLRVDDAHHILGLRLNNWTALFVFLLAVAYIILSARKRPGREEVVEPGVSDGNGDEGAASVESAAKSDDEKKDEKTSDSAAEGTETTEAPEDKAKSAEKS from the coding sequence ATGGAACTTGCCTACATTCCCAGCCCGTCGCGCGGGGTGCTCTACCTCGGTCCCGTCCCGCTGCGCGGCTACGCCTTCTGCATCATCATCGGAGTCTTCGTAGCCGTCTGGCTCGGCAACAAACGCTGGGTCGGCCGCGGCGGGCGGGCCGGTACGGTCGCCGACATCGCTGTCTGGGCCGTGCCCTTCGGGCTCGTCGGTGGACGGCTCTACCACGTGATCACGGACTACGAGCTGTACTTCAGCGAGGGCCGCGACTGGGTGGACGCCTTCAAGATCTGGGAGGGCGGGCTCGGCATCTGGGGCGCGGTCGCGCTCGGTGCGGTGGGTGCCTGGATCGGGTGCCGTCGTCGGGGCATTCCGCTTCCCGCGTACGCCGACGCCGTGGCGCCCGGCATCGCCCTCGCGCAGGCGATCGGGCGATGGGGCAACTGGTTCAACCAGGAGCTGTACGGCAGGCCGACGGATCTGCCGTGGGCCCTGGAGATCACGTCCTCCACGGACGGGCGGGTGCCGGGCACCTACCACCCGACCTTCCTCTACGAGTCGCTGTGGTGCGTCGGCGTCGCGGTCCTCGTCATCTGGGCCGACCGTCGCTTCCGGCTCGGGCACGGGCGGGCGTTCGCGCTGTACGTCGCCTCCTACTGCGCGGGGCGGTTCTGGATCGAGTACCTGCGGGTGGACGACGCCCACCACATCCTGGGCCTGCGCCTGAACAACTGGACCGCGCTGTTCGTCTTCCTCCTCGCCGTGGCCTACATCATCCTGTCGGCCCGCAAGCGGCCTGGGCGCGAGGAAGTCGTCGAGCCGGGTGTCTCCGACGGGAACGGGGACGAGGGTGCGGCTTCGGTGGAGTCCGCGGCCAAGTCGGACGATGAGAAGAAGGACGAGAAGACCTCCGACTCCGCCGCTGAGGGTACGGAGACTACGGAGGCCCCTGAGGACAAGGCCAAGTCCGCCGAGAAGAGCTGA
- a CDS encoding CoA ester lyase, whose product MTWLYVPGDRPEVVAKALASGADVVIVDLEDAVAPDRKAYSRAATAELLAGPPPVPVHVRVNALDTPLAEDDLTALSPLPGLAALRLPKITSPAEVVRVAERTAPARGGSLPLYALLESALGVERAYDIAASHPALHGIALGEADLRADLAVRHDPALDWPRCRTVLAARAAGLPSPAQSLYPDTRDLEGLAVTSAHGRALGFLGRAAVHPRQLPVIERAYAPTPAEIESAEEILEAATTAPGAQALPDGRFIDPAVVAGARRTLSLANRSIRH is encoded by the coding sequence CTGACCTGGCTGTACGTCCCCGGTGACCGCCCGGAGGTGGTCGCCAAGGCCCTGGCCTCGGGCGCGGACGTGGTGATCGTGGACCTGGAGGACGCCGTGGCCCCCGACCGCAAGGCCTACTCACGCGCGGCCACGGCGGAACTCCTCGCGGGCCCTCCTCCCGTTCCGGTCCACGTCCGCGTGAACGCCCTGGACACGCCGCTCGCCGAGGACGACCTCACCGCCCTCTCCCCCCTCCCCGGCCTGGCGGCCCTCCGCCTTCCGAAGATCACCTCCCCCGCCGAGGTCGTACGTGTCGCGGAACGCACCGCACCCGCGCGAGGAGGCAGCCTCCCGCTGTACGCCCTCCTGGAATCGGCTCTGGGCGTGGAACGGGCCTACGACATCGCCGCCTCCCACCCCGCCCTCCACGGCATCGCCCTCGGCGAGGCGGACCTCCGCGCCGATCTGGCCGTCCGCCACGACCCGGCCCTCGACTGGCCCCGCTGCCGCACAGTCCTGGCCGCCCGCGCCGCCGGCCTCCCCTCCCCCGCCCAGTCCCTGTACCCGGACACGAGAGACCTCGAAGGCCTGGCGGTCACCTCCGCCCACGGCCGCGCTCTCGGCTTTCTCGGCCGCGCCGCCGTCCATCCCCGGCAACTCCCGGTGATCGAACGCGCCTACGCCCCCACCCCGGCGGAGATCGAGTCGGCCGAGGAGATCCTCGAAGCCGCGACCACCGCCCCCGGCGCCCAAGCCCTTCCCGACGGCCGCTTCATCGACCCGGCGGTGGTAGCGGGCGCCCGGAGAACCCTGTCCCTGGCGAACCGCTCCATCAGACACTGA
- a CDS encoding CoA transferase translates to MTQAYDPPLTRLRVIDLATLFAGPLAATMLGDFGAEVIKIEHPTKPDPSRGHGPSKDGVGLWWKLLGRNKRTLTLNLSTPGGRDTLLRLAATSDVIIENFRPGTLEKWGLGWQELSAANPRLVLARVTGFGQFGPYAQRPGFGTLAEAMSGFAAITGEPDAPPVLPPFGLADSIAGLATAYAVMTALAGRDRTGEGQIVDMAIIEPILTVLGPQPLWYDQLGHVQPRTGNRSANNAPRNTYRTADGSWVAVSTSAQSVAERVMRLVGRPELIEEPWFGSGADRARHADVLDEAVGTWIARHTREEVIEAFEKAEAAVAPIQDIREVMTDPQYRALDTLTTIDDPDLGPLRMQNVLFRLSDTPGAIRWAGRPHGADTDAILTELGLSEPDIETLRQEGAL, encoded by the coding sequence ATGACCCAGGCGTACGACCCCCCGCTCACCCGCCTCCGCGTCATCGACCTCGCCACCCTCTTCGCCGGTCCCCTCGCCGCCACGATGCTGGGCGACTTCGGCGCGGAGGTCATCAAGATCGAGCACCCCACGAAGCCGGATCCGTCCCGCGGCCACGGCCCCTCGAAGGACGGCGTGGGCCTGTGGTGGAAACTGCTGGGCCGCAACAAGCGCACACTGACGCTGAACCTCTCCACCCCCGGCGGCCGTGACACCCTCCTCCGCCTCGCCGCCACCTCCGACGTGATCATCGAGAACTTCCGCCCCGGCACCCTGGAGAAATGGGGCCTGGGCTGGCAGGAGCTGTCCGCCGCGAACCCGCGCCTGGTCCTGGCCCGCGTCACCGGCTTCGGCCAGTTCGGCCCGTACGCCCAACGTCCCGGCTTCGGCACGCTCGCCGAGGCGATGAGCGGCTTCGCCGCGATCACCGGCGAACCGGACGCCCCGCCGGTGCTGCCGCCCTTCGGTCTCGCCGACTCGATCGCGGGCCTGGCGACGGCGTACGCGGTGATGACGGCACTCGCCGGGCGTGACCGTACGGGCGAGGGGCAGATCGTCGACATGGCCATCATCGAGCCGATCCTCACCGTCCTGGGCCCCCAGCCCCTCTGGTACGACCAGCTCGGCCACGTCCAGCCCCGCACCGGCAACCGCTCCGCCAACAACGCGCCCCGCAACACCTACCGCACGGCGGACGGCTCCTGGGTGGCCGTCTCCACCTCCGCCCAGTCCGTCGCGGAACGGGTGATGCGCCTGGTCGGCCGCCCCGAGCTGATCGAGGAGCCGTGGTTCGGTTCGGGGGCGGACCGGGCCCGCCACGCGGACGTCCTGGACGAGGCGGTCGGCACGTGGATCGCCCGCCACACCCGCGAGGAGGTCATCGAGGCGTTCGAGAAGGCGGAGGCGGCGGTGGCCCCCATCCAGGACATCAGGGAGGTGATGACCGACCCCCAATACCGGGCCCTGGACACCCTCACCACCATCGACGACCCCGACCTCGGCCCCCTGCGCATGCAGAACGTGCTCTTCCGGCTCTCCGACACTCCCGGCGCCATCCGCTGGGCGGGCCGTCCGCACGGCGCCGACACCGACGCGATCCTGACCGAACTGGGCCTGTCGGAACCGGACATCGAGACCCTCCGCCAGGAGGGCGCCCTATGA
- a CDS encoding ADP-ribosylglycohydrolase family protein has product MTPLRLTWVQPEDLLGHELHQAVQDGRESSAIAARWQAAGGPPAPLRAGASGRPASRYVRLLAEDLLDELADLPSGLAESEPTELDRIRALCPNWPAHPARPAPAPATYLPRLEAAWLGRAVGCLLGKPVEKLPLTAIRHLAAAAGNWPLTTWFTARGVPPELLAAHPWNRRSASTSLAENIDGMPEDDDLDYPLLNLLLLARHGSDFTTTDVARLWLDELPAGRTFTAERIAYRNLLTGVGPPHTARHRNPFREWIGALIRADVHGWTNPGDPAAAAEQAHRDATLTHTANGVYAAMFIAATIAEAAADTGTRTHTHTHTHTHDIHHCLRTGLKVVPPESRLARAVNHALRLAAETDDFDTIVDELHTTYADHHWVHALPNAALLTAALTHADGDFTASVCRAVSGGWDTDSNGATAGSIAGLLAGSPSALPDRWTVPLKNRLATSISDFDGIGFDALARLTLRETHRP; this is encoded by the coding sequence GTGACCCCCCTCCGCCTCACCTGGGTCCAGCCGGAGGACCTCCTGGGCCACGAACTCCACCAGGCGGTACAGGACGGCCGCGAATCCTCGGCCATCGCCGCTCGCTGGCAGGCGGCAGGCGGCCCCCCGGCCCCCCTCCGCGCCGGCGCGTCCGGCCGGCCGGCCTCCCGCTACGTGAGACTGCTGGCCGAGGACCTGCTGGACGAACTGGCAGACCTACCGAGCGGCTTGGCGGAGAGCGAGCCGACAGAGCTGGACAGGATCAGGGCCCTGTGCCCGAACTGGCCCGCTCACCCGGCTCGGCCCGCGCCCGCCCCGGCCACGTACCTTCCCCGCCTCGAGGCCGCCTGGCTGGGCCGCGCCGTCGGCTGCCTCCTGGGCAAACCCGTCGAAAAACTCCCTCTCACCGCCATCCGCCACCTCGCCGCCGCCGCCGGCAACTGGCCCCTCACCACCTGGTTCACCGCCCGAGGCGTCCCCCCGGAACTCCTCGCCGCCCACCCCTGGAACCGCCGCTCGGCCTCCACCTCCCTCGCCGAGAACATCGACGGCATGCCCGAGGACGACGACCTCGACTACCCTCTCCTGAACCTCCTCCTCCTGGCCCGCCACGGCAGCGACTTCACCACCACCGACGTGGCGAGGCTCTGGCTGGACGAACTCCCCGCAGGGCGCACGTTCACCGCCGAACGCATCGCCTACCGCAACCTCCTCACCGGCGTCGGCCCCCCGCACACCGCCCGCCACCGCAACCCGTTCCGCGAATGGATCGGCGCCCTGATCCGCGCCGACGTCCACGGCTGGACCAACCCCGGCGACCCGGCCGCCGCAGCAGAGCAGGCCCACCGTGACGCCACCCTCACCCACACGGCGAACGGGGTCTACGCGGCGATGTTCATCGCTGCCACCATCGCCGAAGCCGCCGCAGACACCGGCACCCGCACCCACACCCACACCCACACCCACACCCACGACATCCACCACTGCCTGCGCACCGGCCTCAAGGTCGTCCCCCCGGAATCCCGCCTGGCGAGGGCGGTCAACCACGCCCTCCGGCTCGCCGCCGAAACCGACGACTTCGACACGATCGTCGACGAACTCCACACCACCTACGCCGACCACCACTGGGTCCACGCCCTTCCCAACGCGGCCCTGCTCACCGCCGCCCTCACCCACGCGGACGGCGACTTCACGGCCTCCGTCTGCCGTGCGGTGTCGGGCGGTTGGGACACCGACTCCAACGGCGCGACGGCAGGCAGCATCGCGGGCCTTTTGGCCGGCTCCCCAAGCGCCCTCCCCGACCGCTGGACGGTCCCCCTCAAGAACCGCCTGGCCACCTCGATCTCCGACTTCGACGGCATCGGCTTCGACGCCCTGGCCCGCCTCACCCTCCGGGAGACCCACCGCCCATGA
- a CDS encoding ADP-ribosylglycohydrolase family protein yields MTPPTEANLHAMPPAEAGLEERITGALVGAAVGDALGGPVEGYTPEQILERHGGRIHGVVGPWSGDDWRTARPLAPYHKGDGHVTDDTLMTHALVRVYDRVRDHLDAYAVAEHLVPDMMTTPRWIPELEAEALPLQRVFLAEKWLAARLHYGHIDPREAGTGNIVNCGAAMYMAPVGLVNAADPAGAYAEALDIAGAHQSSYGREAAGVFAAAVAAACLPGATAESVTEAVLRLAKDGTHAAVEAVCEVASRYTDFESALRPLREAVAPFDTVGPDYRTPSLGARRPSRLHAIEELPIALGMLLVARGDYRHAVLGSVNYGRDCDSIATMSGALAGALGSEIPPDWAKTVAEASRLDLHAPATTLTEVTLQIHDQDVRRRRAHEAAFTTLAPLR; encoded by the coding sequence ATGACGCCCCCCACGGAAGCCAACCTGCACGCCATGCCCCCCGCCGAAGCAGGCCTCGAAGAGCGCATCACCGGCGCCTTGGTCGGCGCCGCCGTCGGCGACGCCCTCGGCGGCCCGGTCGAGGGCTACACACCGGAGCAGATCCTCGAACGCCACGGCGGCCGTATCCACGGCGTCGTCGGCCCCTGGAGCGGCGACGACTGGCGCACCGCCCGCCCCCTCGCCCCGTACCACAAGGGCGACGGCCACGTCACCGACGACACCTTGATGACGCACGCGCTGGTCCGGGTGTACGACCGCGTCCGCGACCACCTGGACGCGTACGCCGTCGCCGAGCACCTCGTACCGGACATGATGACGACGCCGCGCTGGATCCCGGAGCTGGAGGCCGAGGCCCTCCCCCTCCAGCGGGTCTTCCTCGCCGAGAAGTGGCTGGCGGCCCGCCTCCACTACGGCCACATCGACCCCCGCGAGGCCGGCACCGGCAACATCGTCAACTGCGGCGCCGCGATGTACATGGCCCCCGTCGGCCTGGTCAACGCGGCCGACCCGGCGGGCGCGTACGCCGAGGCCCTCGACATCGCGGGCGCCCACCAGTCGTCGTACGGCAGGGAGGCGGCGGGCGTGTTCGCCGCGGCGGTGGCGGCGGCGTGTCTGCCGGGCGCGACGGCGGAGTCGGTGACCGAGGCCGTCCTCCGGCTGGCGAAGGACGGCACGCACGCGGCGGTCGAGGCGGTGTGCGAAGTGGCGTCCAGGTACACGGACTTCGAGTCGGCGCTACGGCCGCTGCGCGAGGCGGTGGCCCCCTTCGACACGGTCGGCCCCGACTACCGCACCCCCTCCCTCGGCGCCCGCCGCCCCTCCCGCCTCCACGCGATCGAGGAACTCCCCATCGCCCTGGGCATGCTGCTCGTGGCCCGCGGCGACTACCGCCACGCGGTCCTGGGCTCGGTGAACTACGGCCGCGACTGCGACTCGATCGCCACGATGTCCGGTGCTCTGGCGGGCGCGCTGGGCTCGGAGATCCCGCCCGACTGGGCCAAGACGGTGGCGGAGGCCAGCCGCCTGGACCTGCACGCCCCCGCCACGACACTGACGGAGGTCACCCTCCAGATCCACGACCAGGACGTACGGCGCCGGCGCGCCCACGAGGCCGCCTTCACCACCCTGGCGCCCCTCCGGTGA
- a CDS encoding ADP-ribosylglycohydrolase family protein — MTPPTAWHEPEPRERTTPASTPTPRAKSTAGTELPLTAEHTEAEGTVMANPTGTEPTLVAKPTRAQPPIAAEPTEAERTLTAKLAPLEPTVVAKRTRTRPPLAAKPIEAGRAVTGGEGAPREPPAPDDDSRTGAGGNALAEGGAEAGTTRPPGARRIEGLLLGLAAGDAAGWPAARHRAARMPEWTRRLTRELDTFAEQNATTTLPVPIALNQPPEPLRLGPSDDAEWAAFAAEALLRAGDAGALGGLSLERRTRASIDLSWNAVASEIAAAAERAPEVESAVLPLRARISVRAGLGNLAAGLRPPATGHDNPHYFDDAACVRACVLAVAHPGDPRLAAELAEFDARYTQDGDGVHGARAMAAALALALVGADVGDCVEAALAELPEETEIGRNARHALDLARRHRKEGTFALVPLLEHQIVDHVYSYGIAAAETVPVALALATAARGRIAEAVPAAACLSRVADSAPALAGALTGALGAAAAIPGAWRDACRTLSGCALPRLTGTDLVHLAELLAAAELANPGG; from the coding sequence ATGACCCCGCCCACTGCGTGGCACGAGCCCGAGCCGCGCGAGAGGACGACGCCCGCCTCGACACCCACCCCGCGGGCGAAGAGCACGGCCGGAACGGAACTCCCGCTCACGGCGGAGCACACCGAAGCCGAAGGCACGGTCATGGCGAACCCGACCGGGACCGAACCCACCCTCGTGGCGAAGCCCACCCGGGCCCAGCCCCCGATCGCGGCAGAACCGACCGAAGCCGAACGTACGCTCACGGCGAAGCTTGCCCCACTCGAACCCACCGTCGTGGCGAAGCGCACCAGAACCCGACCCCCGCTCGCGGCGAAGCCGATCGAGGCCGGACGTGCGGTCACCGGCGGCGAGGGCGCCCCACGGGAGCCACCCGCACCCGACGACGACAGTCGCACGGGTGCGGGTGGGAACGCCCTGGCCGAAGGCGGAGCCGAGGCCGGCACGACACGCCCCCCGGGTGCCCGCCGTATCGAGGGCCTCCTCCTCGGCCTCGCCGCGGGCGACGCCGCCGGCTGGCCCGCCGCCCGGCACCGGGCCGCCCGGATGCCGGAGTGGACCCGGCGCCTCACCCGCGAGCTGGACACGTTCGCCGAGCAGAACGCCACAACCACGCTGCCGGTCCCCATCGCACTCAACCAGCCCCCCGAGCCGCTCCGCCTCGGCCCCTCCGACGACGCGGAGTGGGCGGCGTTCGCGGCGGAGGCCCTCCTGCGGGCCGGCGACGCGGGCGCCCTCGGCGGCCTGAGCCTGGAGCGCCGCACGCGCGCCTCGATCGACCTGTCCTGGAACGCCGTCGCCAGCGAGATCGCGGCGGCAGCCGAACGCGCGCCCGAGGTCGAGTCCGCCGTACTCCCCCTGCGCGCCCGGATCTCCGTCCGCGCCGGCCTCGGTAACCTCGCCGCCGGCCTGCGCCCACCCGCCACCGGCCACGACAACCCCCACTACTTCGACGACGCCGCCTGCGTACGCGCCTGCGTGCTCGCCGTCGCCCACCCGGGCGACCCCCGACTCGCGGCGGAACTCGCCGAGTTCGACGCCCGGTACACCCAGGACGGCGACGGCGTGCACGGCGCCCGCGCGATGGCCGCCGCGCTCGCGCTGGCGCTCGTCGGCGCGGACGTCGGTGACTGCGTGGAGGCCGCCCTCGCCGAACTCCCCGAGGAGACGGAGATCGGCCGCAACGCCCGCCACGCCCTGGACCTCGCCCGCCGGCACAGGAAAGAAGGCACATTCGCTCTCGTACCGCTCCTCGAGCACCAGATCGTCGACCACGTCTACAGCTACGGCATCGCCGCCGCCGAGACCGTCCCCGTGGCCCTGGCCCTCGCCACAGCCGCGCGCGGCCGGATCGCCGAGGCCGTCCCCGCCGCCGCCTGCCTCTCCCGCGTCGCCGACTCAGCCCCGGCCCTCGCCGGCGCCCTGACCGGCGCGCTCGGCGCCGCCGCCGCCATCCCCGGCGCCTGGCGGGACGCCTGCCGCACCCTCTCCGGCTGCGCCCTCCCCCGCCTCACCGGCACGGACCTCGTACACCTCGCCGAACTTCTCGCAGCCGCGGAACTCGCCAACCCAGGAGGATGA
- a CDS encoding ADP-ribosylglycohydrolase family protein, which produces MPSIVCIPPVPAPGDAAGLRERARGAMLGLAVGDALGAPAENMKPSEIRARWGRITGYVAQTPAGTDDTEYAIFSGLLLARHGSALTVAHVETAWHQWIADLDEGPFRGAGFSERGTLENLRRGLAAPISAQHRHAWSDGLAMRAAPFGVFAAGRPAEAARLVAVDGSVSHDGEGIYGGQAVAAGVAAAMAGAPTIAVVASALAAVPDDSWTARSLRRAVAVAHRGERAVRSAVVIGGYPWTDLAPEAVALAFGAYTAADGDFTESVLTAVNMGRDADTTAAVAGALAGATRGASSIPPEWAAAIGPARGSCLPSMTGHHVLDVAELLVPGEGGKWVPGEGRKRTPDEREKRGTDTEPLHRAEWPPPDPSAFTLAADDQTETPA; this is translated from the coding sequence ATGCCTTCCATCGTCTGTATTCCTCCGGTTCCGGCGCCGGGGGACGCCGCCGGCCTCCGTGAACGGGCACGTGGGGCCATGCTCGGGCTCGCCGTCGGGGACGCACTGGGTGCGCCCGCCGAGAACATGAAGCCCTCCGAGATCCGTGCGCGCTGGGGGCGCATCACGGGGTACGTGGCGCAGACCCCCGCGGGGACGGACGACACCGAGTACGCCATCTTCTCCGGGCTGCTGCTGGCCCGGCACGGCTCGGCGCTCACCGTCGCGCATGTGGAGACGGCCTGGCACCAGTGGATCGCGGATCTGGACGAGGGACCGTTCCGGGGCGCCGGCTTCAGCGAACGCGGCACCCTGGAGAACCTCCGCCGGGGCCTTGCCGCGCCGATCTCCGCCCAGCACCGGCACGCCTGGAGCGACGGCCTGGCCATGCGCGCGGCCCCCTTCGGCGTCTTCGCGGCGGGCCGACCCGCGGAAGCCGCCCGCCTGGTCGCCGTCGACGGCTCGGTCAGCCACGACGGCGAGGGCATCTACGGCGGCCAGGCGGTCGCCGCCGGCGTGGCGGCGGCCATGGCGGGCGCCCCCACCATCGCGGTCGTGGCCTCCGCCCTCGCCGCCGTCCCCGACGACTCCTGGACCGCCCGCTCCCTGCGCCGGGCGGTGGCCGTCGCCCACCGCGGCGAACGCGCGGTCCGCTCCGCCGTCGTCATCGGCGGCTACCCCTGGACCGACCTCGCCCCCGAAGCCGTCGCCCTCGCCTTCGGCGCCTACACGGCGGCCGACGGCGACTTCACCGAGTCCGTCCTCACCGCCGTCAACATGGGCCGCGACGCCGACACGACCGCCGCCGTCGCCGGCGCGCTGGCCGGCGCGACCCGGGGAGCATCGTCGATCCCACCCGAGTGGGCCGCCGCGATCGGCCCGGCAAGAGGCAGCTGCCTCCCCTCCATGACCGGCCACCACGTGCTGGACGTGGCGGAACTCCTGGTACCGGGTGAGGGCGGGAAGTGGGTACCGGGCGAGGGCCGGAAACGGACACCGGACGAGCGCGAGAAGCGAGGTACCGACACGGAACCCCTGCACCGCGCAGAGTGGCCACCACCGGACCCGAGCGCCTTCACCCTCGCGGCGGACGACCAGACGGAGACCCCCGCATGA
- a CDS encoding VIT1/CCC1 transporter family protein, whose translation MAIVETEAAPHEAHRDNHTHRDVNGGWLRPAVFGAMDGLVSNLALMTGVAGGSMGREAIVVAGLAGLAAGAFSMAAGEYTSVASQRELVEAELDVERRELRQHPQDEEKELAALYEARGVEPGLAREVASQLSRDAERALEIHAREELGVDPGGLPSPVVAAVSSFGAFAVGALLPVLPYLLGASALWPAVLVALVGLFGCGAVVARVTARTWWFSGLRQLALGGAAAGVTYALGSLFGAAV comes from the coding sequence ATGGCGATCGTTGAGACCGAGGCCGCGCCGCACGAGGCGCACCGCGACAACCACACCCACCGGGACGTCAACGGAGGCTGGCTGCGGCCGGCCGTGTTCGGGGCGATGGACGGACTCGTGTCCAACCTGGCGCTGATGACGGGTGTGGCGGGCGGATCGATGGGCCGGGAGGCGATCGTCGTCGCCGGTCTCGCGGGGCTCGCCGCCGGGGCCTTCTCCATGGCCGCCGGCGAATACACCTCCGTCGCCTCGCAGCGTGAACTCGTCGAGGCCGAGCTCGACGTCGAACGGCGGGAGTTGCGCCAGCATCCCCAGGACGAGGAGAAGGAGCTGGCCGCGCTGTACGAGGCGCGCGGTGTCGAGCCGGGGCTCGCGCGTGAGGTGGCGAGCCAGCTGTCGCGCGACGCCGAGCGGGCTCTGGAGATCCATGCGCGCGAGGAGTTGGGGGTCGACCCCGGTGGCCTTCCCTCGCCGGTCGTCGCCGCCGTGTCGAGCTTCGGCGCCTTCGCGGTGGGCGCCCTGCTGCCCGTCCTGCCGTATCTGCTCGGTGCGAGCGCGCTGTGGCCGGCCGTGCTGGTGGCGCTCGTCGGGCTCTTCGGGTGCGGCGCGGTGGTGGCCAGGGTGACGGCCAGAACCTGGTGGTTCAGCGGACTGCGTCAGCTGGCCCTGGGGGGCGCCGCGGCGGGTGTGACGTATGCCCTGGGCAGTCTGTTCGGTGCGGCCGTATGA